The Cucumis melo cultivar AY chromosome 6, USDA_Cmelo_AY_1.0, whole genome shotgun sequence genome includes a region encoding these proteins:
- the LOC103496161 gene encoding autophagy-related protein 2 isoform X1, with amino-acid sequence MFPWNIAKTAEAMFSKFAVKRLCKFLLKKKLGQFLLGEIDIDQLDVQLADGTIQLSDLALNVDFLNEKVGTAASVTFKEGSIGSLLIRMPWTSRGCEVEINGLELVLSPCLKNVHMNGCGAFSGGHSKNHHGSRKSEHDVVKNAAKSTYGDIHEGVKTVAKMVKGLLASFHLKIINLIVAFDSFYDENKNRTEFDTTLVLRVADVECGTCVTEDGKLGMDAVESFLGISQLNNFVKFQGAMVEFLHMDDCDKEKTFSCMSAATSQMVLDHVPSNVATPFLTGGVGGFSGNLKLCIPLRDGSLDIYRVDGDLSFDPVQLKLQPRTIKCLLTLSEAYWNSDKNSDGCINNKVNESDDFERASHSHSSTLASAEMTPDETSPHCGGMLPGSHLISNWVPLSVKSGEKEKVEEFDFGASVDQFFECLDEIRSSQSALGSSGMWNSVFSAITAASSLASGSLHVPSELQPVETNLRATISGISIVISFRDDNKYHFADTEKVEIKADSEVHFVAAKFSDVHLLMQVSTQRTRFHGTIKHVEIADYSNCNSYASKTDFCNSNGDFQTILMKRLQVDVLGALPPFDFSAGDPDLMESNSSFNMELPCENKDNVAKITLLETYDITSSQLNMTSGSNDNSTMSKSFSLNLPPFVFWVNYTLVNMLLDLLEDVANCMPGDNNHMCFKEKYTSDHEDAKSSSNQVTALSFSSMQGNVIISNARVIFCFPLESDKDFMGYSTWDRFIALDFYSPPITKEETTHRGNLALQKSYLSQKNALHFGFGSVGVFLVTSEEDIKQSSTCNLQRKKFSAHNILSASNRTNGSPLTLFWQEGHVTGPWIAKKAKSLVCLEESKSSCKFIGKDYEFASVANMKDMEESNLQTRQEMILSSTSVLHVSFPLVRINVGTAQYKAFHCLLDQLIKGLSRETCDVVDVTKGVACQTSIVVDCNSLEIVIRPDLNESTKCSLQRELPGSWYHLRLEIQNFELISVSDLGGIKGANFFWLAHGEGKLLGFISEDPDQEFLLISCSNSNMKRGDGEGSNALSSRLAGCDIVHLWDPESLQGFSSVTIRCATILAIGGRLDWLDVIYSFFFLSSPPVEPGDKIMTRENPKNSSGSHFFLNFIDVGLNYHPYLKNLLINSGLSQTESSSSTFKQELDDDYVACLLAASSVTLSSSSVADVVEDNYRITVQDFGLLLCSVSDYEHLVDAYSVEDLRKVGYVKVARETFIEAILRTNCNNGLKWELECGKAHISVETCHDTASGLARLAAQLQQLFAPDLEESIVHLQTRWNNVQQGQERKEVDAESSSPPCHNLSVNQSEVGLMDEICEDAFLLNKNHSRECDYSKSKCSFSPNEVLHAEVCSSNSEVCETSSPANSFMGSDPDGQTSFIQYRQFPEIIEGYCLSNLRSLPDLTTGRELHPDICNARNSGSIDTGGRRSGWYGDLPIKILENHVSDVSKVEHLVTNDLCSTESKRLDEVEEASGRVLLNNIDVKWRMYAGSDWQVSRENGDPPMGMVKRDQHTCLELVLSSMQVQYDIFPVGGMCISRLSLSVQDFHLYDSSVDAPWKLVLGYYNSKNHPRKSSSKAFKLDLEAIRPDPLIPLEEYRLCIGILPILLHLHQCQLDFFVNFFGERSSSRNRSSGQPLDSDGSKTISTTKSHDGLTLAEEALLPYFQKFDMLPVVVRVDYSPSRVDLAALRGGKYVELVNLVPWKGVELHLKHVQAVGVYGWGSVCETVVGEWLEDISHNQIRKILEGLPAVRSLVAVGSGASKLVTSPVESYKKDRRILKGMQRGTIAFLRSISLEAVGLGVHLAAGAHDILLQAEYILTSIPPSVKVRHKTRPNVRSNQPKDAQEGLKKAYESLSDGLGKSASALVRTPLKKYQRGASTVSAFATAVQAIPAAAIAPASACASAIHYTFLGLRNSLDPERKRESMEKYLGPTDSWEQN; translated from the exons ATGTTTCCATGGAACATCGCAAAGACGGCGGAGGCGATGTTCTCAAAATTCGCCGTTAAAAGGCTGTGCAAATTTCTACTCAAAAAGAAATTGGGCCAGTTTTTGTTGGGAGAAATTGATATCGACCAGCTAGACGTGCAGCTTGCCGATGGCACAATTCAGCTCAGCGACCTTGCGCTCAACGTTGATTTTCTCAATGAGAag GTTGGTACAGCAGCCTCGGTTACTTTTAAAGAAGGATCTATTGGGTCATTGTTAATTAGAATGCCATGGACGAGTAGAGGCTGTGAGGTAGAAATCAATGGATTGGAACTTGTGCTTTCACCATGCTTGAAGAACGTTCATATGAATGGTTGTGGAGCTTTTAGTGGTGGTCATAGTAAAAACCATCATGGATCGAGAAAGTCAGAGCATGATGTGGTGAAAAATGCTGCAAAATCTACCTATGGGGATATCCATGAAGGTGTTAAGACAGTTGCGAAGATGGTGAAAGGGCTGCTTGCTAGCTTTCACTTGAAGATAATAAACTTGATAGTTGCATTTGATTCTTTTTACGatgaaaacaaaaacagaaCAGAATTCGATACCACACTTGTTCTTCGGGTTGCAGATGTAGAATGTGGAACCTGTGTTACAGAAGATGGTAAATTGGGTATGGATGCAGTTGAAAGCTTTCTTGGTATTAGTCAGCTGAATAATTTTGTAAAGTTTCAAGGCGCAATGGTTGAGTTTCTTCACATGGATGATTGTGACAAGGAAAAAACCTTTTCATGCATGTCTGCAGCAACATCTCAAATGGTGTTAGACCATGTTCCATCAAATGTTGCGACTCCATTTCTAACAGGTGGAGTAGGTGGATTTTCAGGTAACCTGAAGTTATGCATACCTTTGAGGGATGGTTCCTTGGACATTTACAGAGTGGATGGGGATCTTTCCTTTGATCCTGTACAATTAAAACTTCAACCTAGAACAATCAAATGCCTTTTAACTTTGTCTGAAGCTTACTGGAATTCAGACAAGAATAGTGATGGATGCATAAATAATAAGGTGAATGAATCTGATGACTTTGAGAGAGCGTCTCATAGCCATTCATCCACACTAGCTTCTGCTGAAATGACTCCTGATGAAACTTCACCTCATTGTGGTGGGATGCTGCCTGGCTCTCATCTTATATCAAATTGGGTGCCATTATCTGTCAAAAgtggagaaaaagaaaaggttgaaGAATTTGATTTTGGAGCAAG TGTGGACCAATTTTTTGAATGCTTAGATGAAATAAGAAGTTCCCAGTCTGCTTTAGGCAGCAGTGGAATGTGGAACTCAGTTTTTAGTGCAATCACTGCTGCGTCCAGCCTTGCTTCTGGATCTTTACACGTTCCTTCTG AATTGCAGCCTGTTGAAACAAACCTTAGGGCAACTATCTCTGGAATTTCCATTGTTATTTCCTTCCGCGATGACAATAAGTATCATTTCGCTGATACCGAGAAAGTAGAGATCAAAGCAGATTCGGAGGTTCATTTTGTGGCTGCTAAATTCAGTGATGTCCATCTTCTCATGCAG GTATCTACTCAAAGAACAAGGTTTCATGGAACTATCAAGCATGTTGAGATTGCTGATTATTCGAACTGCAATAGTTATGCCTCAAAGACTGACTTCTGCAATAGTAATGGCGACTTCCAGACAATTCTGATGAAGCGTTTGCAAGTGGATGTCCTCGGTGCTTTGCCTCCATTTGATTTTTCAGCCGGAGATCCTGATCTTATGGAATCAAATAGTTCATTCAATATGGAATTGCCATGTGAAAACAAAGACAATGTTGCCAAAATTACGTTGCTGGAAACATATGACATCACCTCTTCCCAATTGAATATGACGTCTGGTTCTAATGATAATTCTACTATGTCAAAATCATTTTCATTGAATTTACCACCCTTTGTTTTCTGGGTGAACTATACTTTAGTCAACATGCTACTGGATTTACTGGAGGATGTCGCAAACTGTATGCCTGGTGATAACAATCACATGTGCTTTAAGGAGAAGTATACATCAGATCATGAGGATGCCAAAAGCAGCTCTAATCAAGTTACAGCCTTGTCATTCTCAAGCATGCAAGGGAATGTAATAATCAGCAATGCAAGGGTAATATTCTGTTTCCCACTTGAAAGTGACAAGGACTTTATGGGCTATTCTACCTGGGATCGATTTATTGCCCTTGATTTTTATTCCCCTCCAATAACAAAGGAGGAAACAACTCACAGGGGTAACTTGGCTCTGCAGAAAAGTTATTTGTCACAAAAAAATGCTTTGCATTTTGGATTTGGTAGTGTTGGTGTTTTCTTGGTTACTTCTGAAGAAGATATAAAGCAAAGTAGCACTTGCAACTTGCAAAGGAAGAAATTTTCAGCTCATAACATTTTGTCTGCCTCCAACAGAACAAATGGTTCTCCTTTAACTTTGTTTTGGCAGGAGGGTCATGTCACAGGTCCATGGATTGCAAAGAAGGCCAAGTCCTTGGTTTGTCTAGAGGAATCCAAAAGCAGTTGTAAGTTCATTGGAAAAGATTATGAGTTTGCTTCCGTTGCTAATATGAAAGATATGGAGGAGTCAAACTTGCAGACTCGACAAGAAATGATTTTGAGCTCCACTTCAGTGTTGCATGTATCTTTCCCTCTTGTGAGAATCAATGTTGGTACCGCTCAATATAAAGCCTTCCATTGTCTTTTAGATCAGTTGATTAAAGGATTGTCAAGGGAAACTTGTGATGTAGTTGACGTTACGAAAGGAGTTGCATGTCAAACATCTATTGTAGTTGATTGTAATTCTCTAGAAATTGTCATTAGGCCGGACTTAAATGAGAGTACAAAGTGCTCTTTGCAGAGAGAACTTCCTGGATCATGGTATCATCTAAGATTAGAAATTCAAAACTTTGAATTAATCTCAGTATCCGATCTTGGAGGTATAAAGGGTGCCAATTTCTTTTGGTTGGCCCATGGAGAAGGAAAATTGCTGGGTTTTATATCTGAAGATCCTGATCAGGAGTTCCTTTTGATCTCATGTAGCAACTCTAACATGAAGCGTGGGGATGGGGAAGGTTCAAATGCTTTATCTTCAAGGTTAGCTGGGTGTGATATTGTGCATTTGTGGGATCCTGAGAGTTTACAGGGTTTTTCTTCAGTAACTATAAGATGTGCGACAATTCTCGCTATAGGTGGTCGCTTGGATTGGTTAGATGTCATCtactcctttttctttttgtcctCTCCTCCAGTTGAGCCAGGTGACAAGATTATGACCAGAGAGAACCCAAAAAATTCTTCGGGgtctcatttttttcttaacttCATTGATGTTGGGTTGAACTATCATCCATACTTGAAGAATTTGCTTATCAATAGCGGGCTTTCTCAAACAGAATCCAGTTCTTCAACTTTCAAACAAGAGTTGGATGATGATTATGTTGCTTGCTTGCTAGCTGCATCTTCAGTGACACTTTCAAGTTCTAGCGTGGCAGACGTTGTTGAAGATAATTACAGAATCACAGTACAAGATTTTGGGCTTCTTCTATGTAGTGTCTCTGATTATGAGCATCTGGTTGATGCTTACAGTGTTGAAGATCTCCGCAAGGTAGGTTATGTTAAGGTTGCCCGGGAGACATTTATTGAAGCAATTTTGAGAACTAATTGTAATAATGGCCTTAAGTGGGAGTTAGAATGTGGCAAAGCCCACATTTCTGTGGAAACATGCCATGACACTGCCTCTGGTCTGGCACGTTTGGCTGCTCAACTTCAGCAGCTATTTGCCCCTGATCTCGAGGAATCAATTGTTCATTTGCAAACGAGATGGAATAATGTCCAACAGGGACAGGAAAGAAAAGAGGTTGATGCTGAATCATCTTCTCCTCCATGTCACAATTTATCAGTTAACCAAAGTGAAGTTGGGTTGATGGATGAAATATGTGAAGATGcatttttattgaataaaaacCATAGCAGAGAATGTGATTACAGCAAGTCAAAATGTAGCTTTTCACCCAATGAAGTTCTTCATGCTGAGGTATGCAGTTCGAATTCTGAGGTTTGTGAAACTTCTTCTCCTGCTAATTCCTTCATGGGATCAGATCCTGATGGTCAAACATCTTTCATACAATACCGTCAGTTTCCTGAAATAATAGAAGGGTATTGCTTGTCGAATCTTCGCTCTTTACCAGATCTGACAACAGGCCGAGAATTACACCCCGATATTTGTAATGCTAGGAATTCTGGCAGTATAGATACTGGAGGAAGAAGAAGTGGTTGGTATGGAGACTTGCctataaaaattcttgaaaacCACGTATCAGATGTAAGTAAAGTTGAACACTTGGTAACTAATGATCTTTGTTCTACTGAGAGCAAAAGACTTGATGAGGTTGAAGAGGCAAGTGGACGTGTACTTCTTAATAATATTGATGTGAAATGGAGAATGTACGCTGGTTCTGATTGGCAAGTTTCAAGAGAGAATGGTGATCCACCAATGGGTATGGTTAAAAGAGATCAACACACATGTCTAGAGCTTGTGTTATCTTCCATGCAAGTTCAATATGATATTTTTCCAGTCGGTGGAATGTGTATATCCCGACTTTCACTTTCAGTTCAGGATTTTCATCTTTATGACAGCAGTGTAGATGCACCTTGGAAACTG GTACTGGGGTATTACAATTCAAAGAATCATCCTCGCAAGTCTTCCTCCAAAGCATTCAAGCTCGACTTAGAAGCTATTAGACCAGATCCCTTAATCCCTCTTGAGGAATACCG GTTGTGTATTGGTATTCTGCCTATACTATTACATCTTCATCAATGCCAGCttgatttttttgttaatttttttgggGAAAGAAGTTCATCAAGAAACCGGTCATCAGGTCAACCACTTGATTCAGATGGTTCAAAAACTATATCTACAACAAAAAGTCATGATGGGCTTACTTTGGCAGAGGAGGCATTGCTTCCTTATTTTCAG aaaTTTGACATGCTACCAGTTGTAGTCCGTGTTGATTACAGTCCTAGTCGTGTTGATTTGGCTGCATTAAGAGGTGGGAAGTATGTTGAACTTGTAAATCTGGTTCCATGGAAG GGCGTTGAGCTACACCTTAAGCATGTTCAAGCTGTTGGAGTTTATGGTTGGGGCAGCGTATGTGAAACAGTTGTTGGGGAATGGTTGGAAGATATTTCCCATAATCAG ATTCGTAAAATACTGGAGGGCCTTCCTGCAGTCAGGTCATTAGTTGCTGTTGGCTCTGGTGCTTCAAAGCTTGTGACTTCTCCGGTTGAGAGCTACAAAAAGGATCGAAGAATACTAAAAGGGATGCAAAGAG GTAC
- the LOC103496161 gene encoding autophagy-related protein 2 isoform X2 — MFPWNIAKTAEAMFSKFAVKRLCKFLLKKKLGQFLLGEIDIDQLDVQLADGTIQLSDLALNVDFLNEKVGTAASVTFKEGSIGSLLIRMPWTSRGCEVEINGLELVLSPCLKNVHMNGCGAFSGGHSKNHHGSRKSEHDVVKNAAKSTYGDIHEGVKTVAKMVKGLLASFHLKIINLIVAFDSFYDENKNRTEFDTTLVLRVADVECGTCVTEDGKLGMDAVESFLGISQLNNFVKFQGAMVEFLHMDDCDKEKTFSCMSAATSQMVLDHVPSNVATPFLTGGVGGFSGNLKLCIPLRDGSLDIYRVDGDLSFDPVQLKLQPRTIKCLLTLSEAYWNSDKNSDGCINNKVNESDDFERASHSHSSTLASAEMTPDETSPHCGGMLPGSHLISNWVPLSVKSGEKEKVEEFDFGASVDQFFECLDEIRSSQSALGSSGMWNSVFSAITAASSLASGSLHVPSELQPVETNLRATISGISIVISFRDDNKYHFADTEKVEIKADSEVHFVAAKFSDVHLLMQVSTQRTRFHGTIKHVEIADYSNCNSYASKTDFCNSNGDFQTILMKRLQVDVLGALPPFDFSAGDPDLMESNSSFNMELPCENKDNVAKITLLETYDITSSQLNMTSGSNDNSTMSKSFSLNLPPFVFWVNYTLVNMLLDLLEDVANCMPGDNNHMCFKEKYTSDHEDAKSSSNQVTALSFSSMQGNVIISNARVIFCFPLESDKDFMGYSTWDRFIALDFYSPPITKEETTHRGNLALQKSYLSQKNALHFGFGSVGVFLVTSEEDIKQSSTCNLQRKKFSAHNILSASNRTNGSPLTLFWQEGHVTGPWIAKKAKSLVCLEESKSSCKFIGKDYEFASVANMKDMEESNLQTRQEMILSSTSVLHVSFPLVRINVGTAQYKAFHCLLDQLIKGLSRETCDVVDVTKGVACQTSIVVDCNSLEIVIRPDLNESTKCSLQRELPGSWYHLRLEIQNFELISVSDLGGIKGANFFWLAHGEGKLLGFISEDPDQEFLLISCSNSNMKRGDGEGSNALSSRLAGCDIVHLWDPESLQGFSSVTIRCATILAIGGRLDWLDVIYSFFFLSSPPVEPGDKIMTRENPKNSSGSHFFLNFIDVGLNYHPYLKNLLINSGLSQTESSSSTFKQELDDDYVACLLAASSVTLSSSSVADVVEDNYRITVQDFGLLLCSVSDYEHLVDAYSVEDLRKVGYVKVARETFIEAILRTNCNNGLKWELECGKAHISVETCHDTASGLARLAAQLQQLFAPDLEESIVHLQTRWNNVQQGQERKEVDAESSSPPCHNLSVNQSEVGLMDEICEDAFLLNKNHSRECDYSKSKCSFSPNEVLHAEVCSSNSEVCETSSPANSFMGSDPDGQTSFIQYRQFPEIIEGYCLSNLRSLPDLTTGRELHPDICNARNSGSIDTGGRRSGWYGDLPIKILENHVSDVSKVEHLVTNDLCSTESKRLDEVEEASGRVLLNNIDVKWRMYAGSDWQVSRENGDPPMGMVKRDQHTCLELVLSSMQVQYDIFPVGGMCISRLSLSVQDFHLYDSSVDAPWKLVLGYYNSKNHPRKSSSKAFKLDLEAIRPDPLIPLEEYRLCIGILPILLHLHQCQLDFFVNFFGERSSSRNRSSGQPLDSDGSKTISTTKSHDGLTLAEEALLPYFQKFDMLPVVVRVDYSPSRVDLAALRGGKYVELVNLVPWKGVELHLKHVQAVGVYGWGSVCETVVGEWLEDISHNQSGH, encoded by the exons ATGTTTCCATGGAACATCGCAAAGACGGCGGAGGCGATGTTCTCAAAATTCGCCGTTAAAAGGCTGTGCAAATTTCTACTCAAAAAGAAATTGGGCCAGTTTTTGTTGGGAGAAATTGATATCGACCAGCTAGACGTGCAGCTTGCCGATGGCACAATTCAGCTCAGCGACCTTGCGCTCAACGTTGATTTTCTCAATGAGAag GTTGGTACAGCAGCCTCGGTTACTTTTAAAGAAGGATCTATTGGGTCATTGTTAATTAGAATGCCATGGACGAGTAGAGGCTGTGAGGTAGAAATCAATGGATTGGAACTTGTGCTTTCACCATGCTTGAAGAACGTTCATATGAATGGTTGTGGAGCTTTTAGTGGTGGTCATAGTAAAAACCATCATGGATCGAGAAAGTCAGAGCATGATGTGGTGAAAAATGCTGCAAAATCTACCTATGGGGATATCCATGAAGGTGTTAAGACAGTTGCGAAGATGGTGAAAGGGCTGCTTGCTAGCTTTCACTTGAAGATAATAAACTTGATAGTTGCATTTGATTCTTTTTACGatgaaaacaaaaacagaaCAGAATTCGATACCACACTTGTTCTTCGGGTTGCAGATGTAGAATGTGGAACCTGTGTTACAGAAGATGGTAAATTGGGTATGGATGCAGTTGAAAGCTTTCTTGGTATTAGTCAGCTGAATAATTTTGTAAAGTTTCAAGGCGCAATGGTTGAGTTTCTTCACATGGATGATTGTGACAAGGAAAAAACCTTTTCATGCATGTCTGCAGCAACATCTCAAATGGTGTTAGACCATGTTCCATCAAATGTTGCGACTCCATTTCTAACAGGTGGAGTAGGTGGATTTTCAGGTAACCTGAAGTTATGCATACCTTTGAGGGATGGTTCCTTGGACATTTACAGAGTGGATGGGGATCTTTCCTTTGATCCTGTACAATTAAAACTTCAACCTAGAACAATCAAATGCCTTTTAACTTTGTCTGAAGCTTACTGGAATTCAGACAAGAATAGTGATGGATGCATAAATAATAAGGTGAATGAATCTGATGACTTTGAGAGAGCGTCTCATAGCCATTCATCCACACTAGCTTCTGCTGAAATGACTCCTGATGAAACTTCACCTCATTGTGGTGGGATGCTGCCTGGCTCTCATCTTATATCAAATTGGGTGCCATTATCTGTCAAAAgtggagaaaaagaaaaggttgaaGAATTTGATTTTGGAGCAAG TGTGGACCAATTTTTTGAATGCTTAGATGAAATAAGAAGTTCCCAGTCTGCTTTAGGCAGCAGTGGAATGTGGAACTCAGTTTTTAGTGCAATCACTGCTGCGTCCAGCCTTGCTTCTGGATCTTTACACGTTCCTTCTG AATTGCAGCCTGTTGAAACAAACCTTAGGGCAACTATCTCTGGAATTTCCATTGTTATTTCCTTCCGCGATGACAATAAGTATCATTTCGCTGATACCGAGAAAGTAGAGATCAAAGCAGATTCGGAGGTTCATTTTGTGGCTGCTAAATTCAGTGATGTCCATCTTCTCATGCAG GTATCTACTCAAAGAACAAGGTTTCATGGAACTATCAAGCATGTTGAGATTGCTGATTATTCGAACTGCAATAGTTATGCCTCAAAGACTGACTTCTGCAATAGTAATGGCGACTTCCAGACAATTCTGATGAAGCGTTTGCAAGTGGATGTCCTCGGTGCTTTGCCTCCATTTGATTTTTCAGCCGGAGATCCTGATCTTATGGAATCAAATAGTTCATTCAATATGGAATTGCCATGTGAAAACAAAGACAATGTTGCCAAAATTACGTTGCTGGAAACATATGACATCACCTCTTCCCAATTGAATATGACGTCTGGTTCTAATGATAATTCTACTATGTCAAAATCATTTTCATTGAATTTACCACCCTTTGTTTTCTGGGTGAACTATACTTTAGTCAACATGCTACTGGATTTACTGGAGGATGTCGCAAACTGTATGCCTGGTGATAACAATCACATGTGCTTTAAGGAGAAGTATACATCAGATCATGAGGATGCCAAAAGCAGCTCTAATCAAGTTACAGCCTTGTCATTCTCAAGCATGCAAGGGAATGTAATAATCAGCAATGCAAGGGTAATATTCTGTTTCCCACTTGAAAGTGACAAGGACTTTATGGGCTATTCTACCTGGGATCGATTTATTGCCCTTGATTTTTATTCCCCTCCAATAACAAAGGAGGAAACAACTCACAGGGGTAACTTGGCTCTGCAGAAAAGTTATTTGTCACAAAAAAATGCTTTGCATTTTGGATTTGGTAGTGTTGGTGTTTTCTTGGTTACTTCTGAAGAAGATATAAAGCAAAGTAGCACTTGCAACTTGCAAAGGAAGAAATTTTCAGCTCATAACATTTTGTCTGCCTCCAACAGAACAAATGGTTCTCCTTTAACTTTGTTTTGGCAGGAGGGTCATGTCACAGGTCCATGGATTGCAAAGAAGGCCAAGTCCTTGGTTTGTCTAGAGGAATCCAAAAGCAGTTGTAAGTTCATTGGAAAAGATTATGAGTTTGCTTCCGTTGCTAATATGAAAGATATGGAGGAGTCAAACTTGCAGACTCGACAAGAAATGATTTTGAGCTCCACTTCAGTGTTGCATGTATCTTTCCCTCTTGTGAGAATCAATGTTGGTACCGCTCAATATAAAGCCTTCCATTGTCTTTTAGATCAGTTGATTAAAGGATTGTCAAGGGAAACTTGTGATGTAGTTGACGTTACGAAAGGAGTTGCATGTCAAACATCTATTGTAGTTGATTGTAATTCTCTAGAAATTGTCATTAGGCCGGACTTAAATGAGAGTACAAAGTGCTCTTTGCAGAGAGAACTTCCTGGATCATGGTATCATCTAAGATTAGAAATTCAAAACTTTGAATTAATCTCAGTATCCGATCTTGGAGGTATAAAGGGTGCCAATTTCTTTTGGTTGGCCCATGGAGAAGGAAAATTGCTGGGTTTTATATCTGAAGATCCTGATCAGGAGTTCCTTTTGATCTCATGTAGCAACTCTAACATGAAGCGTGGGGATGGGGAAGGTTCAAATGCTTTATCTTCAAGGTTAGCTGGGTGTGATATTGTGCATTTGTGGGATCCTGAGAGTTTACAGGGTTTTTCTTCAGTAACTATAAGATGTGCGACAATTCTCGCTATAGGTGGTCGCTTGGATTGGTTAGATGTCATCtactcctttttctttttgtcctCTCCTCCAGTTGAGCCAGGTGACAAGATTATGACCAGAGAGAACCCAAAAAATTCTTCGGGgtctcatttttttcttaacttCATTGATGTTGGGTTGAACTATCATCCATACTTGAAGAATTTGCTTATCAATAGCGGGCTTTCTCAAACAGAATCCAGTTCTTCAACTTTCAAACAAGAGTTGGATGATGATTATGTTGCTTGCTTGCTAGCTGCATCTTCAGTGACACTTTCAAGTTCTAGCGTGGCAGACGTTGTTGAAGATAATTACAGAATCACAGTACAAGATTTTGGGCTTCTTCTATGTAGTGTCTCTGATTATGAGCATCTGGTTGATGCTTACAGTGTTGAAGATCTCCGCAAGGTAGGTTATGTTAAGGTTGCCCGGGAGACATTTATTGAAGCAATTTTGAGAACTAATTGTAATAATGGCCTTAAGTGGGAGTTAGAATGTGGCAAAGCCCACATTTCTGTGGAAACATGCCATGACACTGCCTCTGGTCTGGCACGTTTGGCTGCTCAACTTCAGCAGCTATTTGCCCCTGATCTCGAGGAATCAATTGTTCATTTGCAAACGAGATGGAATAATGTCCAACAGGGACAGGAAAGAAAAGAGGTTGATGCTGAATCATCTTCTCCTCCATGTCACAATTTATCAGTTAACCAAAGTGAAGTTGGGTTGATGGATGAAATATGTGAAGATGcatttttattgaataaaaacCATAGCAGAGAATGTGATTACAGCAAGTCAAAATGTAGCTTTTCACCCAATGAAGTTCTTCATGCTGAGGTATGCAGTTCGAATTCTGAGGTTTGTGAAACTTCTTCTCCTGCTAATTCCTTCATGGGATCAGATCCTGATGGTCAAACATCTTTCATACAATACCGTCAGTTTCCTGAAATAATAGAAGGGTATTGCTTGTCGAATCTTCGCTCTTTACCAGATCTGACAACAGGCCGAGAATTACACCCCGATATTTGTAATGCTAGGAATTCTGGCAGTATAGATACTGGAGGAAGAAGAAGTGGTTGGTATGGAGACTTGCctataaaaattcttgaaaacCACGTATCAGATGTAAGTAAAGTTGAACACTTGGTAACTAATGATCTTTGTTCTACTGAGAGCAAAAGACTTGATGAGGTTGAAGAGGCAAGTGGACGTGTACTTCTTAATAATATTGATGTGAAATGGAGAATGTACGCTGGTTCTGATTGGCAAGTTTCAAGAGAGAATGGTGATCCACCAATGGGTATGGTTAAAAGAGATCAACACACATGTCTAGAGCTTGTGTTATCTTCCATGCAAGTTCAATATGATATTTTTCCAGTCGGTGGAATGTGTATATCCCGACTTTCACTTTCAGTTCAGGATTTTCATCTTTATGACAGCAGTGTAGATGCACCTTGGAAACTG GTACTGGGGTATTACAATTCAAAGAATCATCCTCGCAAGTCTTCCTCCAAAGCATTCAAGCTCGACTTAGAAGCTATTAGACCAGATCCCTTAATCCCTCTTGAGGAATACCG GTTGTGTATTGGTATTCTGCCTATACTATTACATCTTCATCAATGCCAGCttgatttttttgttaatttttttgggGAAAGAAGTTCATCAAGAAACCGGTCATCAGGTCAACCACTTGATTCAGATGGTTCAAAAACTATATCTACAACAAAAAGTCATGATGGGCTTACTTTGGCAGAGGAGGCATTGCTTCCTTATTTTCAG aaaTTTGACATGCTACCAGTTGTAGTCCGTGTTGATTACAGTCCTAGTCGTGTTGATTTGGCTGCATTAAGAGGTGGGAAGTATGTTGAACTTGTAAATCTGGTTCCATGGAAG GGCGTTGAGCTACACCTTAAGCATGTTCAAGCTGTTGGAGTTTATGGTTGGGGCAGCGTATGTGAAACAGTTGTTGGGGAATGGTTGGAAGATATTTCCCATAATCAG TCAGGTCATTAG